One genomic window of Medicago truncatula cultivar Jemalong A17 chromosome 1, MtrunA17r5.0-ANR, whole genome shotgun sequence includes the following:
- the LOC11429553 gene encoding OVARIAN TUMOR DOMAIN-containing deubiquitinating enzyme 12, with protein sequence MALHEHSDVVQWGMNLFDVDPRYSPGYYGDITQHDTGDVYNEHYFHSHYDTSESNQVENDEIIARTLQEEFSQLEIAEHSSYSQADQEHFHTSESSYDWHNTPMMNYCSGGHDYAHEGVCDTETSSSCCSPSEVEGVSSELLDNYPFDDDIGRRLNEITPIPHIPKINGEIPSIDEATSDHERLLERLQLYDFVEHKVQGDGNCQFRALSDQLYNTPDHHKFVRRKVVNQLKSHPDIYEGYVPMEYNEYLDKMSRSGEWGDHVTLQAAADSYGVRIFVMTSFKDTCCIEILPSFEKPKGVIFISFWAEVHYNSIYPQGDITSSESRKKKRWWSFESKH encoded by the exons ATGGCTTTACATGAACATTCAGATGTTGTTCAGTGGGGTATGAATCTTTTTGATGTTGATCCTCGTTATAGTCCTGGATACTATGGTGACATAACTCAACATGATACTGGtgatgtctacaatgaacaCTACTTTCACAGCCATTATGATACATCTGAAAGTAACCAAGTAGAGAATGACGAGATTATTGCGCGAACTCTTCAAGAAGAGTTTTCACAGCTAGAGATTGCTGAACATTCAAGTTATTCACAGGCAGATCAAGAACACTTCCATACTTCTGAGTCTTCATATGATTGGCATAACACACCGATGATGAACTATTGTTCAGGAG GTCATGATTATGCACATGAAGGAGTTTGTGACACAGAAACTTCTAGTTCATGTTGTAGTCCTAGTGAAGTAGAGGGAGTCTCATCGGAGCTTCTTGACAATTATCCATTTGATGATGACATTGGGAGGCGATTGAATGAGATAACTCCCATTCCT CACATTCCAAAAATCAATGGAGAAATTCCTTCTATTGATGAAGCAACATCAGATCATGAAAGGCTTCTGGAGAG ATTACAGTTATATGACTTCGTGGAGCATAAAGTACAAGGTGATGGTAATTGTCAG TTCCGTGCATTATCTGATCAGTTGTATAACACACCTGATCACCACAAGTTTGTGAGACGAAAAGTTGTGAACCAG CTGAAGTCTCATCCAGATATATATGAAGGATATGTTCCCATGGAATATAATGAATATTTGGATAAGATGTCTAG GAGTGGTGAATGGGGTGATCATGTCACACTTCAAGCCGCGGCAGATTCG TATGGTGTGAGGATATTTGTGATGACTTCTTTTAAGGACACTTGTTGCATTGAAATTCTTCCTAGTTTTGAGAAACCAAAAGGAG tgattttcataagtttttggGCAGAGGTGCATTACAACTCCATCTATCCTCAAGGAG ATATAACTTCAAGTGAgtcaagaaagaagaaaagatggTGGAGCTTTGAGAGCAAGCATTAA